A portion of the Natrinema salaciae genome contains these proteins:
- a CDS encoding ion transporter produces the protein MPGESSPGTRSRRELVRFYLLDHRTPLGKAIDIALLVLNLVFVAVFVAETFPLSAEVRSVLWTSEVAIAVVFLVEYVLRLYGASNRLEEFSDPYAVVDLIAILPTFLVLFLPGAVVANVGFLRVVRVVRVLRFYRFTQDAEFFFGTISDNALRALKLLLTVLVLLFVSAGLFYSAEHAANPEVTTFADAFYYVVVTLSTTGFGDIVPVTTAGRWTTVAAILAGIVIIPWQAGKIVREWSRRDNVDVTCPNCGLSAHDRDASHCKACGQVIYQEFESHE, from the coding sequence ATGCCCGGTGAGTCGTCGCCCGGGACCCGGAGCCGTCGGGAACTCGTTCGCTTCTACCTGCTGGATCATCGAACGCCGCTGGGAAAGGCGATCGACATCGCGCTGTTGGTCCTCAACCTCGTCTTCGTCGCCGTCTTCGTCGCGGAGACGTTCCCCCTCTCCGCCGAGGTCCGGTCGGTCCTCTGGACCAGCGAAGTCGCGATCGCCGTCGTGTTTCTGGTGGAGTACGTCCTTCGGCTGTACGGCGCTTCGAACCGGCTCGAGGAGTTCAGCGATCCGTACGCCGTGGTCGACCTGATCGCGATTCTCCCGACGTTTCTCGTACTGTTCTTGCCGGGGGCGGTGGTCGCGAACGTCGGCTTCCTCCGCGTGGTCCGGGTGGTTCGCGTCCTCCGGTTCTATCGGTTCACCCAGGACGCGGAGTTCTTCTTCGGGACGATCTCCGACAACGCCCTGCGCGCGCTGAAGCTGCTGTTGACGGTGCTGGTACTGTTGTTCGTCTCCGCCGGCCTGTTTTACAGCGCGGAACACGCTGCCAATCCGGAAGTCACCACGTTCGCCGACGCCTTCTACTACGTCGTCGTGACGCTATCGACCACCGGGTTCGGCGATATCGTTCCGGTCACGACCGCGGGGCGGTGGACGACCGTCGCGGCGATTCTGGCGGGGATCGTCATCATTCCCTGGCAGGCCGGCAAGATCGTCCGCGAGTGGAGTCGCAGGGACAACGTCGACGTCACCTGTCCGAACTGCGGCCTGTCGGCTCACGACCGGGACGCGTCACACTGCAAGGCCTGCGGGCAGGTCATTTATCAGGAGTTCGAGTCCCACGAGTAA
- a CDS encoding FAD-dependent oxidoreductase yields MSGKYDLVIVGGGISGASLLYTTAKFTDIDSIALIEKESEIAAINSHHTNNSQTLHFGDIETNYTLEKAEEVKEGAELLAGYLENHDPDREMHAKRSKMVLGVGDEEVEQLEQRYDDDGFGDLYPKLRPIDREEIAELEPKVVEGRDPSKEMLALQTPDGYVVDYGETTKSFVDEAAEEATVDVFTGTKVTDITPTLDGYTIETSDGRFDCDAAVVAAGSHSLQIAKELGYGQDKVLLPIAGSFFLADDLLNGKVYTLQMKKLPFAAVHGDADVHDGSITRFGPTAKLVPTLERGRISTVKDFLDVFGLNAAAFLSYANILADRILLPYVLRNLVYDLPSVGRKQFLPHVQKVVPSVELEDIERAKGYGGVRPQIVDTRNKSLDMGEAKIVGDDIIFNITPSPGASTCLKNAMRDTHTLLEFLDGEYEFDESAFRAETIDNFPRADESDGKRMVKPGADD; encoded by the coding sequence ATGTCTGGTAAATACGACCTCGTAATCGTTGGCGGCGGTATCAGTGGTGCATCCCTTCTGTACACGACCGCAAAGTTCACTGATATCGACTCGATCGCGCTGATCGAGAAGGAATCGGAGATCGCAGCGATCAACTCCCACCACACGAACAACTCCCAGACCCTTCACTTCGGGGATATCGAGACCAACTACACGCTCGAGAAGGCCGAAGAGGTCAAAGAGGGTGCGGAACTCCTCGCGGGGTATCTGGAGAACCACGACCCCGACCGGGAGATGCACGCCAAGCGCAGCAAGATGGTGCTCGGCGTGGGTGACGAGGAGGTCGAGCAACTCGAGCAGCGGTACGACGACGACGGGTTCGGCGACCTCTATCCGAAGCTCCGGCCGATCGACCGCGAGGAGATCGCCGAACTCGAGCCGAAGGTCGTGGAGGGTCGCGATCCCTCGAAGGAGATGCTCGCGCTGCAGACCCCGGACGGCTACGTCGTCGACTACGGCGAGACGACGAAGTCGTTCGTCGACGAGGCGGCGGAAGAGGCCACCGTCGACGTCTTCACCGGCACGAAAGTCACGGACATCACGCCGACGCTCGACGGGTACACGATCGAGACGAGCGACGGTCGGTTCGACTGTGACGCCGCCGTCGTCGCCGCCGGCTCGCACAGCCTCCAGATCGCGAAGGAACTCGGCTACGGGCAGGACAAGGTCTTGCTCCCCATCGCCGGGAGCTTCTTCCTCGCGGACGACCTCCTGAACGGGAAGGTCTACACGCTCCAGATGAAGAAGCTGCCGTTCGCCGCGGTTCACGGCGACGCGGACGTCCACGACGGCAGTATCACGCGGTTCGGTCCGACCGCCAAACTCGTCCCGACGCTCGAGCGCGGCCGCATCTCGACCGTGAAGGACTTCCTCGACGTGTTCGGGCTGAACGCGGCGGCGTTCCTGAGCTACGCCAACATCCTCGCGGATCGGATCCTCCTGCCGTACGTGCTCCGGAACCTCGTCTACGATCTCCCCTCCGTCGGCCGGAAACAGTTCCTCCCGCACGTCCAGAAGGTCGTCCCGAGCGTCGAACTCGAGGACATCGAACGCGCGAAGGGCTACGGGGGCGTCCGCCCGCAGATCGTCGACACGAGGAACAAGTCCCTGGACATGGGCGAGGCCAAGATCGTCGGCGACGACATCATCTTCAACATCACTCCGTCGCCGGGTGCCTCCACGTGTCTGAAAAACGCCATGCGCGACACGCACACGCTGCTCGAGTTCCTCGACGGCGAGTACGAGTTCGACGAGTCGGCGTTCCGAGCGGAGACGATCGACAACTTCCCGCGCGCCGACGAGTCGGACGGCAAACGAATGGTCAAGCCCGGCGCCGACGACTGA
- a CDS encoding class I SAM-dependent methyltransferase: MNSNEVRRQWAERTGAYSPEYYAYYGPDQRSESIRDLLDRFVDRDASVLELGCSSGRHLAHLLEHGFEELAGIDVNDDAFDVMAETYPELADAGTFYHDTIENVVTDFDADRFDVVYSVETLQHLHPDVEWVLEDLTRITADVLITIENEGEGEGEIEDSDSASDEPDVSYVNDDFPLYHRDWNRVFTELGFEQVEATAGERDTVRTFRATE, from the coding sequence GTGAATTCTAACGAGGTCCGCCGCCAGTGGGCAGAACGGACCGGAGCATACTCGCCGGAATATTACGCGTACTACGGTCCGGACCAGCGGAGCGAGTCGATCCGCGATCTCCTCGATCGGTTCGTCGACCGCGACGCATCCGTTCTCGAACTCGGCTGTAGTTCGGGCAGGCACCTCGCACACCTCCTCGAACACGGGTTCGAAGAGCTGGCCGGAATCGACGTCAACGACGACGCGTTCGACGTGATGGCCGAGACCTATCCCGAGCTCGCCGACGCCGGAACGTTCTATCACGACACGATCGAAAACGTCGTCACCGACTTCGACGCCGACCGGTTCGACGTCGTCTACTCGGTGGAGACGCTCCAGCACCTCCACCCGGACGTCGAGTGGGTCCTCGAGGACCTGACCCGGATCACTGCCGACGTCCTCATCACGATCGAGAACGAGGGCGAGGGCGAGGGCGAGATCGAAGACTCGGACTCGGCGTCGGACGAGCCCGACGTGAGCTACGTCAACGACGACTTCCCGCTGTACCACCGGGACTGGAACCGCGTGTTCACCGAACTGGGCTTCGAGCAGGTCGAGGCCACCGCCGGCGAGCGAGACACCGTCCGAACGTTTCGCGCTACCGAATAA